Proteins encoded within one genomic window of Bombus terrestris chromosome 11, iyBomTerr1.2, whole genome shotgun sequence:
- the LOC100646190 gene encoding E3 ubiquitin-protein ligase UBR5 isoform X3, with the protein MTSIHFVVHPLPGTDDQLNDRLKEVAEKINRYGFVTLPAFSGLKVAVKHIVVGPTHIALLTEDHKICRVAFTVLSDRLDLSKNEPNRNTNKNHVDNSNSAPNGGTSSGSGSRAGMSRSRARIMRGSSAIRGGGSNGGSSSGGRIGPPGVIMGGGSGSSSRPIASVPAPFVPEDLITQAQVVLQGKSRNLIIRELQRTNLDVNLAVNNLLSRDDEEGDDAEDAADTYVPEDLISLLDGGFSNEHSVIIDADSMFPEDMFGYTGMRNRGSSSRRIGNDREGERTSERDRDRDNFSKWRDRQYCGPRRWLESALKDSWDKDSDNKKKELAAQSPLWISEELEWWHERSSDLAPRFVQIASLYSELIAVSAGGQLYQWKWSESEPYKHTENPNIHHPKAPWLAVTTEKIVNISATAIRCSISTESGKVATWLDELVGHVASRLEHPAQTFTEFTLDKIVSLHTCALYTVAKLESGALYWWGVLPFAQRKKLWEKYKAKSRKHRSSTVSSNDISYGAHVCMKNSPIYHPGAIGFTIANGVPKVGQLLGAAWNLDSTYRFKILPAGTHLPNVNIEKRETNGNNGTSNINKTNHKETTDRLDMPPPPSPASSTCSDTGSITTSHKRQKRAAPRSEGESERKDEEEWQLKDVVFVEDVKTVPIGKVIKVDGCYVAVKFFSKDAKEKEIKEKDFSTSDFKDLTTEELIKLLADCRLLRKDEIQVIKSSMNPRAPDCFQRTPRRVNIVEGSNDSILSIATDGQGIHAIVKSANKLSYVVYNLSTGRYVQDCYIPSDVSSFLGLQPQNISLTSSGENIECSMILRDGNNTIYPLAKDCADAIRDPNWLDLVPVLCIGASTIPIPTCSNSTNMKNQVAVIALVFDNLLLMPRILRCDYESIKQVFCNLEQDHKNNATQIQSILMERCDGNRNILHACISMCSPTSNKENDQGIERELVSNTVDGPSAPIEEPIPTLSWPPEAFDNTSGEEDSLLSIGTASISMMNKSGKSVGATSNNTYIIDSVERRNNALLILKYMCESSVLAPHLKELLTAKDIQGQTPLMLAVSVRAYHAALILLDIIQRVGRDQKECSAMILPADANPDLSPLFVTCCNDTCSFTWTGTQHIDQDIFECKTCGLIGSLCCCTECARVCHRGHDCRIKITSPTAYCDCWEKCKCRALIAGHQGARYELLCRLVVNTDLVTKINSRGESILLFLVQTVGRQLIEQRQYRSALRQRSASASRKGPSSDDTYVPDMPDHDLEPPRFNRKALERLLDDWPAVQCMIMSGVSAHGNEQLFGDQGQLCRQSGTALLDKFTHSLLFKCSAEMLDTLLTTLIRELQNDTISGRQEEANNVARRFVRSVARIFVIFTIEMAPNTTKRRNTSQALQPLMKCRKVFQALIKLAVEELCETADSLIAPVRLGVARPTAPFTLTSSAMEVINGSEELFSIEPLIPHSGVSSQTLDATLQTQQGNNNITIARDVSAMDEAETGEEVPMDVDGDISEHEESGVSGTVAGQPLGEIDSNGGGVGEEQAGDGESDTELDLLAEAETESDSDDNHSNQDAASAQRSVQTGATAGSDGGMGSILLFPEDESGESSQQEDDESEAGETDEQDNEDFQIGDDQLERRSGSSGHLHRNNLAPVSMQWAIRNRDSSMRTAGLRVTGGSNLVFIDSTSLRRTTATSAVAAAQEPIIMGTSTTCLARAFGIVIRQIADLLVMMQDYKTLAPSLPRLMEITYQDALNLQMYLEGHLKPTWDWLLTVMDATEAQLRFGVSLTRSADPTHPEHPLNNASSLSGGNFSGLLNTAALSLTLQSNTGRNQRSGIATSSNISTPQASTRLTVGFAGVGEPSRNSREREGGDVYLARREFLSYCLSLMRAHNAEHRDSLPVLDVSALRHVAYVFDALVYYMRSPLSEPMSSRGETPKESSNYSSWNDQDENDNDEGEEYSSPVPTALETDSVDYPDLLQVPSCGSGNNSNSTPKGRKHPFLQRSDSTLCLGCPPLDPFDTVMSEALPLADQPHLLQPHSKREDLFGIPRQPATSAGPNQNPLEGLPTRLSLSARGADNQNIPTPTFSQIIQRSAFASSDARRSSVTIGDSTSTKHTEKAKSFNHTFAAEQIDRAPIIVSTNNQSDQASGSTKTNKDICKTNRSVIVRAGTVSESSLNKAGASEMMSTANEAIQNVTEEMDTSGSNQDASMTHETIETNPVSSIGSNISHNILLGRWSLSLDLFGRVFMEDVGLEAGSVVSELGGFQVKEAKFRRDMEKLRNAQQRDINLLKVERDRTQLLVQTMKELNTHYNLYNRRATNAPPLAVHRVKVTFKDEPGEGTGVTRSFYTAIAEALLANEKLPNLEAAQVGSKYTQYNVLRKLKSRDRDHDLRRQNPRSSGKCRETRRALSFEARVFHPSSSVEGSSNSGAGSSSSNSHPLPVSHPNNDHLTMHQQQLGDRLYPKVYALQPALAAKITGMLLELSPAQLLMLLASEDALRQKVEEAFELIRSHSQESAREALLDLDVFSLIARCGANKKKIENSILDDTEDNAPLFYSPGKRGFYTPRQGRASYERLNAFRNVGRLIGLCLLQNELCPIFLNRHVIKYILGRPIRFHDLAFFDSVIYESLRQLVIDSETKDSNSLFSALDLTFSIDLCPEEGGGSIELISNGRDIEVTASNVYDYVRKYAEVRMIKVQEKALHAMREGVFDVLPEGALDGLTSEDLRLLLNGVGDINVSVLISYTSFNDESGEPADRLAKFKRWLWSIVEKMSHSERQDLVYFWTGSPALPASEDGFQPMPSVTLRPADDHLPTANTCISRLYLPLYSSRHILRHKLLLAIQTKNFGFV; encoded by the exons ATTGAAGGAAGTGGCAGAAAAAATCAACAGATACGGATTTGTAACATTACCAGCATTTAGTGGATTGAAGGTTGCAGTAAAACATATTGTGGTTGGCCCAACACACATTGCTCTTCTCACAGAAGACCATAAAATTTGTAGAGTTGCATTTACAGTATTATCAGATAGATTGGATTTAAGCAAAAATGAACCAAATCGAAA CACAAACAAAAACCATGTTGATAACTCCAATTCAGCACCAAATGGTGGTACTAGTAGTGGAAGTGGAAGCAGAGCAGGAATGTCCAGATCACGTGCACGAATCATGCGTGGGAGTTCTGCCATTCGTGGAGGTGGTAGTAATGGAGGAAGTAGCAGTGGAGGCAGGATAGGTCCTCCAGGTGTAATTATGGGTGGAGGAAGTGGTAGCAGTTCGCGTCCTATTGCATCTGTACCAGCTCCATTTGTACCAGAAGATCTTATTACACAGGCTCAAGTGGTATTACAGGGAAAAAGTCGCAATCTTATTATTAGAGAATTACAG CGTACAAATTTAGATGTAAACTTAGCAGTAAATAATTTACTGTCACGGGATGATGAGGAAGGTGATGACGCTGAAGATGCAGCAGATACCTACGTTCCGGAAGATCTCATTTCATTACTAGATGGTGGATTTAGCAATGAGCATTCTGTTATCATTGATGCAGATTCTATGTTTCCTGAAGACATGTTTGGATATACAGGAATGAGAAA CCGAGGTAGTTCTTCACGCAGAATAGGTAATGACAGAGAAGGTGAACGTACTTCTGAGCGGGATAGAGATCGAGATAATTTCAGTAAATGGAGAGATCGTCAATATTGCGGTCCAAGACGTTGGCTGGAATCGGCACTTAAAGATTCTTGGGACAAAGATTCTg ataataaaaagaaagagttaGCTGCTCAAAGTCCATTATGGATATCAGAAGAATTAGAGTGGTGGCATGAACGTAGTAGTGATCTTGCCCCTCGTTTTGTACAAATCGCCTCGCTGTATAGTGAATTAATCGCTGTTTCTGCTGGGGGACAATTGTATCAATGGAAATGGTCGGAATCTGAACCATACAAACACACAGag AATCCAAATATACATCATCCGAAAGCTCCGTGGTTGGCAGTAACCACAGAAAAGATAGTTAATATATCTGCAACAGCTATACGATGTTCTATTAGTACTGAATCTGGCAAAGTAGCTACTTGGCTTGATGAACTTGTAGGTCATGTCGCTTCTCGTCTCGAACATCCAGCTCAAACTTTTACAGAATTTACATTGGACAAAATAGTATCCCTTCATACCTGTGCTTTGTATACGGTTGCTAAACTTGAAAGTGGTGCATTGTATTGGTG GGGTGTATTACCTTTTGCACAACGTAAAAAATTGTGGGAAAAATATAAGGCTAAATCGCGCAAACATAGATCATCCACAGTTTCATCAAATGATATTAGTTATGGCGCACATGTTTGTATGAAAAATAGTCCTATATATCATCCTGGAGCAATAg GTTTTACCATTGCCAATGGAGTTCCAAAAGTAGGACAGTTATTAGGAGCAGCATGGAATTTAGATAGCACTTACAGATTTAAGATATTACCAGCTGGAACTCATTTGCCCAATGTTAATAtagaaaaacgagaaacgaaTGGAAACAACGGAACGAGTAATATTAATAAGACAAATCACAAAGAAACTACTGATCGCCTTGATATGCCTCCTCCACCCTCACCAGCTTCGAGCACATGTAGTGATACTGGCAGTATCACGACAAGTCATAAGAGACAAAAGCGAGCTGCACCTCGAAGTGAGGGAGAGTCAGAGCGAAAGGATGAAGAGGAATGGCAATTAAAGGATGTTGTTTTTGTAGAAGATGTAAAAACAGTTCCCATTGGTAAAGTTATAAAAGTTGACGGTTGTTATGTCGCTGTAAAATTCTTCTCGAAAGatgcgaaggaaaaagaaattaaagaaaaagatttcagTACTTCAGATTTTAAAGATTTAACAACTGAAGAGTTAATTAAATTGCTAGCTGATTGTAGATTGTTAAGGAAAGATGAAATACAAGTAATAAAATCATCCATGAATCCAAGAGCTCCAGACTGTTTCCAACGAACTCCCAGAAGAGTGAATATTGTTGAAGGATCAAATGATAGCATTTTGAGCATTGCTACTGACGGACAAGGAATCCATGCAATAGTAAAAAGTGCAAACAAATTAAGTTATGTTGTGTATAATTTAAGTACTGGAAGATATGTACAAGATTGTTATATTCCATCGGATGTATCATCATTCTTGGGTCTGCAGCCTCAAAATATCAGCCTGACAAGTTCCGGAGAGAATATAGAGTGTTCCATGATACTTAGAGAtggaaataatactatctaTCCATTAGCAAAGGATTGCGCTGATGCTATCCGTGATCCAAATTGGTTGGATTTAGTTCCAGTTCTGTGCATTGGTGCTTCAACTATTCCCATACCAACTTGTTCAAATTCAACCAATATGAAAAATCAAGTTGCAGTTATTGCATTAGTATTTGATAATCTTTTATTAATGCCACGCATATTAAGGTGCGATTATGAGAGTATTAAGCAAGTATTTTGCAATTTGGAACAAGATCACAAAAACAATGCAACACAGATTCAATCAATATTAATGGAACGTTGCGATGGTAATCGCAATATTTTGCATGCTTGCATTAGTATGTGCTCACCAACTTCGAATAAAGAAAATGATCAAG gTATTGAACGTGAGTTAGTTTCAAACACTGTTGATGGTCCATCTGCACCTATTGAGGAACCAATTCCAACTTTAAGTTGGCCACCAGAAGCTTTTGATAATACGTCAGGAGAAGAAGACAGTTTACTTAGCATTGGTACTGCTAGCATATCAATGATGAACAAATCAGGTAAAA GTGTCGGAGCAACATCAAATAACACCTACATCATAGACTCTgtggaaagaagaaataatgcATTACTTATATTAAAGTATATGTGTGAAAGTAGTGTGTTAGCACCTCACCTGAAAGAACTACTCACGGCAAa AGATATTCAAGGTCAGACACCATTAATGCTTGCTGTATCAGTTCGGGCATATCACGCAGCTCTTATTTTATTAGACATTATTCAAAGAGTTGGAAGAGATCAGAAAGAATGTTCGGCTATGATACTTCCTGCGGATGCTAATCCAGATTTATcaccgttattcgttacatgTTGCAACGATACATGCAGTTTCACATGGACTGGGACTCAACACATCGATCAAGATATTTTCGAATGCAAAACTTGCGGCTTGATTGGATCTTTGTGTTGCTGTACAGAATGTGCTCGCGTTTGTCACAGAGGACATGATTGCAGAATAAAGATAACATCCCCTACAGCTTATTGTGATTGCTGGGAAAAGTGCAAATGTCGAGCGCTCATTGCAGGCCATCAAGGTGCTCGTTACGAACTCCTTTGTCGTCTCGTAGTGAATACTGATCTTGTCACGAAGATAAACTCACG gGGGGAAAGTATTTTACTCTTCTTGGTTCAGACTGTTGGAAGACAATTGATCGAACAACGGCAGTACCGTTCTGCACTGCGGCAACGCTCAGCATCTGCAAGTCGAAAAGGGCCTTCCTCAGAtg ATACTTATGTACCAGATATGCCGGATCACGATTTAGAACCTCCTCGCTTTAATCGAAAAGCGTTGGAAAGATTATTGGATGATTGGCCAGCTGTTCAATGTATGATTATGTCAGGAGTTTCTGCACATGGAAATGAACAGTTATTTGGAGATCAAGGCCAATTATGTCGTCAAAGCGGTACTGCTCTACTCGATAAATTTACTCACTCGCTATTATTTAAGTGTAGTGCAGag ATGCTCGATACTCTTCTGACAACTCTAATACGAGAATTACAAAATGATACTATATCCGGACGACAAGAAGAAGCAAATAATGTTGCTCGCCGATTTGTTCGATCTGTGGCCCGAATATTTGTGATCTTCACAATAGAAATGGCACCGAATACGACAAAACGAAGAAA TACTAGCCAGGCATTGCAACCTCTAATGAAATGTCGTAAAGTGTTCCAAGCATTGATTAAATTAGCTGTTGAAGAATTATGTGAAACTGCCGATTCACTGATAGCACCCGTGAGATTAGGTGTTGCTCGCCCGACAGCACCATTTACATTGACGAGCTCAGCAATGGAAGTAATCAATGGCTCTGAAGAGTTGTTTTCTATCGAGCCACTAATACCTCATAGTGGTGTTAGTTCCCAAACTCTGGATGCTACTTTACAAACGCAAcaaggaaataataatattactattgCCAGGGACGTTTCTGCTATGGATGAGGCAGAAACTGGTGAAG AAGTTCCTATGGACGTTGATGGCGACATTAGCGAACATGAAGAATCTGGGGTTTCTGGAACTGTCGCTGGTCAACCATTAGGTGAGATTGATAGTAATGGCGGAGGTGTAGGTGAGGAACAAGCAGGAGATGGCGAATCCGATACAGAGCTCGATCTTTTGGCGGAAGCGGAAACAGAGTCGGACTCCGATGACAATCACAGCAATCAAGATGCAGCGTCTGCGCAGCGTAGTGTACAAACTGGTGCTACAGCAGGTTCTGATGGTGGAATGGGATCTATCTTATTATTCCCGGAAGACGAATCTGGAGAATCAAGCCAGCAAGAAGATGATGAAAGTGAAGCAGGAGAAACTGATGAACAAGATAACGAAGATTTTCAGATTGGTGATGATCAATTGGAACGACGAAG TGGTTCATCTGGccatttacatcgtaataatctCGCGCCTGTTTCTATGCAATGGGCGATACGTAATCGCGACTCAAGTATGCGTACAGCTGGATTACGGGTAACAGGTGGCAGTAATCTGGTTTTTATTGACTCTACATCTTTAAGACGCACTACTGCAACATCTGCTGTTGCAGCTGCACAAGAACCTATAATTATGGGTACTAGTACTACTTGTTTGGCACGTGCATTTGGAATTGTTATTCGACAGATAGCTGATCTTTTGGTTATGATGCAAGATTATAAAACATTAGCGCCTTCTTTGCCGCGATTAATGGAAATTACTTATCAAGATGCGCTCAACCTGCAG ATGTATCTCGAGGGGCACTTGAAACCTACGTGGGATTGGCTGCTCACAGTTATGGATGCCACGGAGGCACAACTAAGATTTGGTGTGTCTCTGACACGTAGTGCGGATCCTACGCATCCAGAACATCCGCTGAACAATGCTTCATCTTTGTCTGGAGGCAATTTCTCTGGATTGTTGAATACAGCGGCTTTATCGTTAACATTGCAATCTAATACAGGTCGTAATCAACGCAGTGGTATCGCTACGAGCTCCAATATCTCCACTCCACAAGCTTCTACAAGACTCACCGTTGGTTTTGCAGGCGTTGGCGAACCTTCAAGAAACAGTAGAGAACGCGAAG GTGGCGATGTATACTTGGCAAGACGTGAATTTTTGTCTTATTGCCTGTCCTTAATGCGTGCTCATAATGCCGAACACAGGGATAGCTTGCCAGTATTAGATGTTTCTGCACTAAGACATGTAGCATACGTTTTCGATGCGTTAGTATATTATATGCGTTCGCCACTATCAGAACCAATGTCATCACGAGGAGAGACTCCAAAGGAATcatcaaattattcaagttgGAACGATCAG GATGAAAATGATAATGACGAGGGAGAAGAATATAGTTCTCCAGTTCCCACTGCATTGGAGACAGATTCCGTTGATTATCCTGATTTACTTCAGGTTCCTAGTTGCGGGTCAGGAAATAATAGTAACAGTACACCAAAAGGAAGAAAGCATCCCTTTTTACAAAGATCAGACTCCACCTTATGTCTTGGTTGCCCTCCCCTTGATCCCTTTGATACTGTCATGAGCGAGGCCTTACCATTAGCTGATCAACCACATCTATTGCAACCCCATTCAAAGCGAGAGGATCTCTTTGGTATACCAAGACAACCAGCAACAAGCGCAGGTCCTAATCAAAATCCGTTAGAGGGATTACCCACAAGACTTAGTCTGTCTGCACGTGGTGCTGATAATCAGAATATCCCCACACCGACATTTAGTCAAATTATTCAAAGATCTGCCTTTGCATCGTCAGATGCAAGACGTAGCTCTGTAACGATCGGAGATTCGACGTCTACAAAGCATACG GAAAAGGCAAAATCGTTCAATCACACATTTGCTGCGGAGCAAATTGATCGAGCTCCAATCATCGTTTCTACTAATAATCAAAGCGATCAAGCATCGGGAAGTACCAAAACCAATAAAGATATCTGTAAAACGAATAGAAGCGTTATTGTTAGAGCTGGAACTGTTTCg gaATCGAGTTTAAATAAAGCTGGTGCATCAGAAATGATGTCTACAGCAAATGAAGCAATACAGAATGTAACGGAGGAGATGGACACATCTGGTTCAAATCAAGATGCGTCTATGACTCATGAAACGATTGAAACAAATCCAGTCTCGTCTATTGGATCTAATATATCACATAACATTTTATTGGGTCGTTGGAGCTTGTCTCTTGATTTGTTTGGACGAGTTTTCATGGAGGATGTAGGATTAGAAGCTGGTTCAGTTGTATCCGAGTTAGGAGGTTTCCAAGTAAAAGAAGCGAAATTCCGTAGAGATATGGAGAAACTTCGGAATGCACAGCAAAGAGACATTAATCTGTTAAAA GTCGAACGGGATAGAACACAACTATTAGTGCAAACGATGAAGGAATTAAATACacattacaatttatataatagacGTGCCACTAATGCACCGCCGTTAGCCGTGCATCGTGTTAAAGTGACTTTCAAGGATGAACCTGGTGAAGGCACTGGAGTAACTAGAAGTTTTTATACCGCGATTGCCGag GCATTGCTTGCAAATGAAAAACTGCCTAATCTCGAAGCAGCACAAGTGGGATCAAAatatacacaatataatgtACTTCGGAAGCTAAAAAGTAGAGATCGTGATCATGATTTAAGACGACAA AATCCTCGATCTTCTGGAAAATgtcgagagacgcgtagagcATTGTCTTTTGAAGCTCGAGTTTTTCATCCATCCAGTTCTGTTGAAGGAAGCAGTAATTCTGGAGCTGGTAGTTCATCCTCCAATTCTCATCCGTTACCTGTTAGTCACCCAAATAATGATCACTTGACCATGCATCAACAACAACTCGGGGACAGGCTATATCcaaaa GTTTATGCATTGCAACCCGCATTAGCTGCTAAAATAACTGGTATGCTGTTAGAGTTGTCCCCTGCACAGCTGTTGATGTTACTAGCTTCAGAAGACGCTCTGCGGCAAAAAGTAGAGGAAGCATTTGAATTAATCCGTAGTCATAGTCAGGAGTCAGCAAGGGAAGCGCTGTTGGATCTCGATGTATTCAGCTTGATCGCACGTTGTGGGGCTAATAAGAAAAAGATTGAGAACAGTATTTTGGATGATACCGAAGACAATGCTCCACTTTTCTATTCCCCGGGAAAGAGAGGTTTTTACACTCCACGACAGGGAAGAGCCAGTTACGAGCGATTGAACGCATTCAGAAATGTGGGCAG ACTTATAGGATTGTGTCTTTTGCAAAACGAGTTGTGCCCAATATTTTTGAATCGTCatgtaataaaatacattttgggAAGACCGATCCGTTTCCACGATCTTGCATTTTTTGACTCTGTAATTTATGAAAGCTTAAGGCAACTCGTTATTGATTCCGAAACCAAGGATAGTAACAGTCTATTCTCTGCTCTTGATCTTACATTCAG TATTGATTTGTGTCCCGAAGAAGGAGGTGGATCGATTGAACTTATTTCTAACGGACGTGATATAGAAGTGACAGCAAGTAATGTTTACGATTATGTACGCAAATATGCGGAAGTTCGTATGATTAAGGTACAAGAGAAAGCTTTGCATGCTATGAGAGAAGGAGTGTTTGACGTGCTACCCGAAGGAGCACTCGATGGTTTAACATCCGAAGACTTAAGGCTCCTGTTAAATGGGGTCGGTGATATTAACGTTTCCGTTTTGATATCGTATACTTCCTTCAACGACGAATCAGGAGAACCTGCCGATAGATTAGCTAAATTTAAACGCTGGTTGTGGTCTATTGTTGAGAAAATGTCTCATTCAGAACGACAAGACTTG GTATATTTCTGGACAGGATCTCCGGCACTACCAGCAAGTGAAGATGGTTTTCAACCAATGCCAAGTGTGACATTACGACCAGCAGATGATCATCTACCAACTGCAAATACATGTATTTCCCGACTATATCTTCCATTGTACAGCTCTCGTCACATATTAAGACATAAACTACTACTTGCTATTCAGACAAAGAATTTCGGATTTGTATGA